The following coding sequences lie in one Yamadazyma tenuis chromosome 3, complete sequence genomic window:
- the SEC15 gene encoding Rab GTPase-binding exocyst subunit S15 (COG:U; EggNog:ENOG503NWG4; BUSCO:EOG09260NY2), producing the protein MAPSIANGNGVITSSNGDRYSNVNGRLGTEKSPLENLLIRDEDIFQTSLNSDDYLESIAPIVKDALKSNGLSDLIVKLNDIVKSKDEALAELSLSSAQDMNSCIDSIDRIHDDSTELNRSLQQVSSFLNKSVYELVSRKKSLLKSKELTSKINETTVVLNLCVQVLEITNRIHELIKQNKYFSALKLLDELANIHLPKVENFSFAKKIYDSLPLMRRTIKDESFDNLCKWLTVNVEKKLYDIGLGLFVNMADIHERWQQIVKKNGSTFFSHRVNSPVEISMRDPSLNYNILSDPELKINLSTVYYAILAFQTLNEDDTLSKLYNREWLKKYNRVIYPITSSVRTSMVASAKFNDQVAEFQDLASLDEYLKKISGFFVIDKQINLSTKFEIRTSKQSDDLWESYVTKLKPVLLHFLKTHPFNIDELEQFKDLIGNFMQIMENSEYKIIELYDVLIILVKDYLADELIQQFRYDFLTSIQSDHYMPLVVQEKKDYESVTQICWYKEDAPFAPRHVKKLPISFPFSEDYVHFCLGIRSLMEDIIQFVKDFYGYELNELNNIIVEQIFERVLGDEKGVGIVYDLRDFITKNSSNKEILSQSYTNFEYYLFSLYELGKLINRRLKLYNGIGLNNVDINGTLSLRSKDLFTQLRKYAEESIFKMVDDKVNELLDMVEYDDWYPRIANREPHFSIKDFALFLENLFTSIFTNLPSTFRTLGLFRSYDFIAQHFLNILKEAEGYNHIAIDNFDLDVRHLESSIQALSQHDDSDPNEGEGLVSLQSTFTELRQSIDLLKLDNYEDFKKNPSFRTRKFDRVKYEDGVKLINKMLVTEEDNISTLSANEESFNSSAQSLDQQSTLSNSTTAKFAKFSNRFRNNV; encoded by the coding sequence ATGGCCCCATCAATTGCTAATGGTAACGGAGTCATCACCAGCTCAAATGGTGATCGTTATAGTAACGTAAATGGTCGATTGGGCACGGAAAAATCACCTTTGGAGAACCTTCTTATCAGAGATGAAGATATATTTCAGACCTCGTTGAACTCGGATGATTACCTTGAAAGTATTGCTCCCATAGTCAAGGATGCGTTGAAGTCCAACGGATTGTCGGACCTCATTGTCAAGCTCAACGATATTGTGAAGAGCAAGGATGAGGCGTTGGCGGAGTTGTCGTTGAGTTCTGCTCAAGATATGAACTCGTGTATTGACTCTATCGACAGAATTCACGATGATTCCACCGAATTGAACAGAAGTTTGCAGCAGGTAAGTCTGTTTCTCAACAAGTCTGTCTATGAGTTAGTGTCGAGAAAgaagtctttgttgaagagcAAGGAATTGACATCTAAAATCAATGAAACAacggtggtgttgaatcTCTGCGTCCAAGTATtggaaatcaccaacaGAATCCatgagttgatcaaacaaaacaaatATTTCAGtgccttgaagttgttagATGAGTTAGCCAATATCCATTTACCTAAAGTCGAGAATTTCAGCTTTGCTAAAAAGATATATGACTCGCTTCCTTTGATGAGGAGAACCATCAAAGATGAATCTTTTGATAATTTGTGCAAGTGGTTGACTGTCAACGTCGAGAAGAAGCTATATGATATTGGATTAGGATTATTTGTGAATATGGCAGACATACATGAAAGATGGCAGCAGATAGTTAAGAAGAATGGTTCAACATTCTTCTCACACCGAGTAAATTCTCCCGTTGAAATATCCATGAGAGACCCGTCACTAAATTACAACATCTTGAGTGATCCCGAACTAAAAATCAATCTTTCCACCGTTTATTATGCTATTTTGGCCTTTCAAACCCttaatgaagatgatacTTTATCCAAGCTCTACAATAGAGaatggttgaagaagtacaaTAGAGTCATATATCCCATAACTTCGTCCGTCAGGACGCTGATGGTTGCAAGTGCCAAATTTAATGACCAGGTCGCTGAATTTCAAGATTTGGCAAGTTTAGatgagtacttgaagaagataagTGGCTTTTTTGTTATCGACAAGCAAATAAATTTGTCTACGAAGTTCGAAATTAGGACTTCCAAGCAATCGGATGACCTTTGGGAATCATATGTTACCAAATTAAAGCCTGTATTATTGCATTTTCTCAAAACCCATCCTTTCAATATTGACGAATTGGAACAGTTTAAGGACCTCATAGGAAATTTCATGCAAATCATGGAAAACAGTGAGTACAAAATTATAGAGTTGTACGATGTGTTGATTATTCTCGTCAAAGATTACCTTGCTGATGAATTAATACAGCAGTTCAGATACGATTTCCTTACTTCTATTCAGTCAGATCATTATATGCCTTTGGTAGTCCAAGAGAAAAAGGACTATGAAAGTGTCACGCAAATATGTTGGTACAAAGAGGATGCTCCATTTGCTCCCAGGCATGTCAAGAAATTACCAATCAGCTTTCCATTTAGTGAAGATTATGTCCACTTCTGTTTGGGTATACGGTCCTTAATGGAAGACATCATTCAGTTTGTCAAAGATTTCTATGGATACGAACTCAACgaattgaacaatattATAGTCGAGCAAATATTCGAACGTGTATTGGGAGATGAGAAAGGTGTTGGTATAGTATACGACTTGAGAGATTTCATTACCAAAAACTCAAGTAACAAAGAGATATTATCGCAGAGTTATACCAATTTTGAGTATTACTTGTTCAGCCTTTATGAATTGGgcaagttgatcaacagaCGGTTGAAGCTCTATAATGGAATTGGTTTGAACAATGTAGATATCAATGGGACTTTGAGCTTGAGATCAAAGGACTTATTTACCCAGTTGAGAAAGTACGCTGAAGAAtccattttcaaaatggttgatgataaagTTAATGAGTTATTGGATATGGTGGAATATGATGACTGGTACCCCAGAATTGCAAACAGAGAGCCTCATTTCTCCATCAAGGATTTTGCACTcttcttggagaacttgTTCACCTCAATCTTCACCAATCTTCCTCTGACATTTAGAACCCTCGGGTTATTCAGAAGTTATGATTTCATTGCCCAACACTTTTTGAATATCTTAAAGGAAGCTGAGGGCTATAACCATATAGCCATCGACAACTTTGACTTAGATGTTCGTCATTTGGAGTCGTCTATCCAAGCTTTATCACAACACGATGATTCGGACCCCAATGAAGGAGAAGGATTGGTTTCTTTGCAATCCACATTTACTGAGTTACGTCAATCCATCGatttattgaagttggataacTACgaagacttcaagaagaatcctTCCTTCAGAACCAGAAAGTTTGACCGGGTCAAATACGAAGACGGGGTCAAGTTAATCAATAAAATGCTAGtgacagaagaagacaatATTTCAACTTTATCAGCCAATGAAGAAAGTTTCAACTCTTCTGCCCAGAGCCTTGACCAACAATCAACATTGTCCAACTCTACCACTGCCAAGTTCGCCAAGTTCAGTAATAGGTTCAGAAATAACGTGTAA
- the IRC6 gene encoding Increased recombination centers protein 6 (COG:S; EggNog:ENOG503P7M2): MSGGGSCDVPNESHSGLIVKGELKTKYYSSHVNILIDEYPSIRTDSNKKAHDHKQLLEWYDEFKKEECKELRDVLDGFIFTINLDTEPLQLVTKSLEVISMLKELLTDESEDDFFCLIVGVSEEIIDYLEVEDSCINNGLEFVYFNEAGTNEYKDRIGKDRIMEVLETHKWRSVDTSSSEKYTENKMRKVNGSLMESLLGNDNNEDNETDNYENLEEVELTGVLEKLKLAKAEASTMSHEEKELYVQKVIDDLIDYI; the protein is encoded by the coding sequence ATGCTGGGGGGGGGCTCTTGTGATGTGCCTAATGAATCGCACAGTGGCTTAATTGTCAAAGGAGAGTTGAAAACCAAGTATTACTCTTCCCATGTCAATATTCTCATTGACGAGTACCCATCCATCAGAACAGACTCAAACAAAAAAGCGCACGACCACAAGCAATTACTTGAATGGTACgacgagttcaagaaagaggAATGTAAGGAACTTCGGGATGTTCTCGATGGGTTCATTTTCACCATAAATTTGGATACAGAACCATTACAACTAGTGACCAAGCTGCTCGAAGTTATCAGCATGTTGAAAGAACTATTGACTGACGAGTCCGAAGACGATTTCTTCTGTTTGATAGTTGGAGTTTCTGAAGAAATAATAGACTACTTGGAAGTGGAAGACTCGTGCATAAACAATGGGCTAGAGTTTGTATATTTCAATGAGGCTGGAACCAACGAATATAAAGATAGAATTGGCAAAGACCGGATTATGGAGGTTCTTGAGACTCATAAGTGGAGGAGTGTAGATACCAGCAGTTCAGAGAAGTATACGGAGAACAAAATGCGTAAAGTGAATGGGAGTTTGATGGAGAGTTTACTAGGTAATGATAATAACGAAGATAACGAGACCGACAACTACGAAAACCTTGAAGAGGTGGAACTCACAGGCGTGCTAGAAAAGCTTAAGCTTGCAAAAGCTGAGGCAAGCACCATGAGCCATGAGGAAAAGGAACTTTACGTACAAAAGGTCATTGATGACTTGATTGACTATATCTAA
- a CDS encoding ureidoglycolate hydrolase (COG:E; EggNog:ENOG503P4IJ) gives MVIKTFDVSNTKTIEAVPLTPEGFSPYGGVISADHQILNVESSAANYGTAQKIHKVAPVVNNYEKCSSGKPATANWNIFRCKAPKHLISSSGIGKTYLSKVLERHPFTTQTFIPMGQDLHKKSFLVIVAKTDETSPDMLPDPSQLRAFVCKGNQSITYGAGTWHAPMVVIDEEVAHIDFAVFIHENGVADEDTQECYFEPGYSVNYSVARDKKL, from the coding sequence ATGGTAATTAAGACATTTGACGTTAGTAATACCAAAACCATAGAGGCTGTGCCTCTCACACCTGAAGGATTTAGTCCATACGGGGGAGTGATCAGTGCCGATCATCAAATCCTCAATGTCGAGAGTAGTGCCGCTAACTATGGTACTGCCCAAAAAATTCATAAAGTTGCACCTGTAGTGAATAACTATGAAAAGTGTTCTAGCGGCAAGCCTGCCACCGCCAACTGGAACATCTTCCGGTGTAAGGCTCCCAAACACTTGATTTCATCCTCAGGGATTGGCAAAACTTATCTTTCAAAAGTGTTGGAAAGACATCCATTCACCACTCAGACATTCATTCCAATGGGCCAAGACTTGCACAAAAAGTCTTTTCTTGTGATTGTGGCCAAAACTGATGAAACTAGTCCCGATATGCTTCCAGATCCTTCACAATTGAGGGCTTTTGTGTGCAAGGGGAACCAGTCAATTACATATGGAGCTGGAACTTGGCATGCTCCAATGGTAGTCATCGATGAGGAGGTTGCACatattgattttgcagTGTTTATACATGAAAATGGAGTCGCAGACGAAGATACTCAAGAGTGTTATTTCGAGCCTGGATATAGTGTCAACTATTCGGTGGCCAGAGACAAAAAATTGTAG
- a CDS encoding uncharacterized protein (COG:F; EggNog:ENOG503NXKM), with protein MVFFPKTLLVLATALSATAKKVFIDNDEANTPTILIPLFAGWEILGVSGSFGSSSYVDSVGSHATILENYSLDSCVPLYGGASKPFLRTNETFHVWEQLYGTLVWEGAWSPYYTDSYTWKDFSYNETLPGAIAMIEAVKAYKDSDPVTIFAAGTMTTVAQAISIYPNLVKEAAGLYIMGGYIDVQYAHAAGSSFQDDLVSDINIIQDPEAAQMVLTADWKKIIIGGNVTNAETPSQDLYDEMIERAGGLEEIQESPYLVGVNETVLSGNYTLNSVSTENILPFWDSVVSAFMVSPEIITHKTSVALAVDTSFNSPFYGTVRIWSHDRAPTAYKTGNVTIVDSIDQDKFYDILVDAYFQNYTNYCTGGNLTELDY; from the coding sequence ATGGTTTTTTTCCCAAAGACCCTTTTGGTCCTTGCTACTGCTTTGTCAGCCACTGCTAAAAAAGTGTTCATTGACAACGATGAAGCTAATACCCCCACCATTTTGATACCCTTGTTTGCCGGATGGGAAATTCTCGGGGTGTCCGGAAGTTTTGGTAGTAGTTCTTATGTTGACTCAGTGGGAAGCCATGCTACCATCTTGGAAAACTACTCCTTGGACTCATGTGTTCCACTTTACGGTGGCGCCTCAAAGCCATTCCTTAGGACTAACGAAACCTTCCATGTGTGGGAACAATTGTACGGAACTCTTGTATGGGAAGGTGCCTGGTCTCCATATTACACTGACTCGTACACCTGGAAAGACTTCTCCTACAACGAGACTTTGCCTGGTGCAATTGCCATGATTGAGGCCGTTAAAGCTTATAAGGATTCAGACCCTGTGACTATTTTTGCAGCAGGAACTATGACCACCGTTGCCCAAGCCATCTCTATATACCCaaacttggtcaaagaaGCTGCTGGTCTTTACATTATGGGAGGATACATCGATGTTCAGTACGCCCATGCTGCTGGAAGCAGTTTCCAAGATGATCTTGTCAGTGACATCAATATTATTCAAGATCCTGAAGCTGCTCAAATGGTTTTAACAGCTGACTGGAAGAAGATCATAATTGGTGGTAATGTCACCAACGCCGAAACTCCATCGCAAGACCTTTACGATGAGATGATCGAAAGGGCTGGAGGCTTAGAAGAAATTCAAGAAAGTCCTTATTTGGTGGGTGTTAACGAGACGGTTTTGAGTGGAAACTACACTTTGAACAGTGTAAGCACCGAAAACATTTTGCCATTCTGGGATTCTGTTGTTTCTGCCTTCATGGTTTCCCCTGAAATCATCACCCACAAGACCAGCGTTGCTCTCGCTGTTGATACGAGTTTCAACTCTCCATTCTACGGGACCGTCAGAATCTGGAGTCACGATAGAGCTCCAACTGCTTACAAGACTGGAAATGTCACCATCGTGGACTCAATTGACCAGGACAAGTTCTATGACATTTTGGTGGATGCATACTTTCAAAACTACACCAACTACTGTACGGGAGGCAACTTAACTGAATTGGACTATTAG